CGGTACCGGCTGGGCGTCCCACCCCAGAGGCTCACCCCAACTGTCCGGCTGCGCCGCCGAGGCGTTCGTGCTGGCCGATGTCATCTTGACGGCCTCGTCTGCCGTGGCGAAGCCGTTGTCGACCAGCCACTGTGGGTCACCTCTGAACTCGGCGAGAACGTTCTCGACGCTGATCTCCGTCTTGTCCAGTACGCGACGGGCCGTTTTCCCGTCGAACGCTGACGCAGACCCGGAGAGTGCCTCCAGTCCAACGGAGAGCGTGTACTCCATCTCCGACGCCGTACCCGCATATGCGAGGAGGGTTTCGACCGGGTAGCTGGCGTCGGCCAGGCTCTCTGTCAGAAAGGTGTGGACCTCTATCGCGCCGAGTTCACCCCTGGCTTCTGCTTCCTCGTAGATCGCATTGACCTGATCGGTGAGCGCATCCAGTCCGTCACGGTCCGCAGAAGCGCATGAGCTGAGCCCTGCGGTCAGTGCGACGCACAGCAGCGCCGCCACCGTCGTCTTCTTCATCCGTCTGGTCGAGACACGGAAGTGAGCCTGCATTGTTCCCCTTTCAACACCCCGCACCTGCGCGGGCACATCGTCCGTCGTCCTCGGGGAGTCACTGGTTCCCGAATTCCGGTGCGCCGCAGTCGCGTTGCTGCCGCCTGGACTCCTCGAGTCGCCGCCTGAAACCGCCGCGGGCGCGCTCACTGAGCGCTGAGCGCTGCCAGGTCGGTCTGACGGAATTTGGCATGATTTCCGAAGCCCTGGTAGACGAACAGGCGCTCGAAGTCGACGTTGTCGTCGGCCGGGGGAAGCCCGATGTCCTCCCCTGGCACGTCCTCCGGCGTGGGAACGCCCGCAGGACAATAGACGACCATCGCGCCGCTTCCCGGATCGTCCTCGCCGAGGCCCTCGAAGCAGTCCCCCATCATCCCGGTCTGCCGGATCGTCGACGTCCCCCACGCGGTCGCCACCGTGCCGGGGCGGTAGTCATGACAGAACGAACCATCCGCCCGGCACCATGTGCCCGCGAAGTCATCCCACTTCGCCGCCGGAGCGTTGAGGGTCAGGATGACGAACCACGCCGGGTACTCCGACACCGCCTCGGTCCCGACATCACCGATGTAGTCGATCGTGCTCTGGATCGCCGAGGTGATGGTCAGCCAGGCGAGCTTCGACACGACCGAGCCGGCCTTGGAAGCGGCACCACCCACGAACTTCTGAGCCTTCTCGGCAGCCTCCCCGGATGCCTTTCCAGCCACCTCGACAGCAGCGCCCTGGAGCGTGTCGGAGTCCAGGGCGCCGACGCACGTGGAGATCCAGTTGGCCGTCGTCGCCCAGTCGTTCTCTGGCTTGAGCTGGGTGAAGTCGCAGTCCCGGGCGAGGAAGAACACGCCCAGGGCGCCGGCGAAGACGTCGTCCGGGTCCAACTCCTCGAGAGCGGCACCCAGCGTTCCGGACAGCAGCACCTCTGGGAAGCTCGGCATCGGGAACTCTACGATCTGCGCCGTCTGCGTCAGCTGCTGCGAGGCACGCACCGCGTCCTCTTCGACGACGAACGTGTAAGTGCGGGTGGGGAGGATGAACGTCTGTGGGTTGAGGAGCAGGCTGGCCCCGTCGGCGATCATCTGGTATCCGGCTCCAATGAGGTCCGAGGTAGAAGGCTCCAGCGCATCCATGCCGGCGTAGACGGTCGTGAGGCCGTCTGCGAAGACAACCGGGAAGCCGTAGGACCGGTTCGCGGCCGCTCGCACTTGCAGACGCGAGGAGTCATCCGGATCAGGGCCAACACAGATCAGTACAGCAGCGTTCCCGCCGTCGAGCCCGAAGCCGGAGACGGCTGCGTTATCGGACTTGAGAGAATCCTGGACCCACGGCACCGCCCCCTCCGAGTCTGGCTCGCACTCCGGGATGTCCGCAGAGTTCCCCAGAAGCACGTGCGTGGCACGCATCGCCCACTGCGAGCCGAGGGCGAAGTCGGACGAAAAGTCAGCCCATGCCGCGGCGGTGTTCTCGCCGAGGTCTTCGACGAAGCCCGCGGCAGCGACCCCTGCCTCATTGAGCGCCGAGTTGGCTGCCTCCACGGCAGCGGCCGTGCCCGTGACGACGATCGTCCAGAGCCCGCCGAGCGGACCGGTCGGCACAGCGACGGTCGTCGCACGCGATGCCGCGGTGCCGGTGCTCGCCAGGCTCATCACCGGCGGCCCCGCGGCCGCGGGGTCAGCAGACGCACCTCCGGACGAAACGGCCGTGCGGATCGTGCGGAGATCGTCCCCGATGCTGGTCGGCGCGGGCATCCAGCTCGCCGACTCGGCGTCATAGTAGGCGAACGTCGCGATCGCCCCCTCGGGGAGGTTCACGGGAAGTTCCGAACGCAGTTCGCCGTCACCCTCCGGCAGCTCGCCGTCGCCAACACGCTGAAACGGGTGGAGCGCTAGATAAGCAGAGTTCTGCAGATCGCTGAGCGCGTACGCCGCGTCCTCGGGGGTCTCGGCCGGCTCGAAACGGACCTCGACACCTCCGACCGTTGCCACCGCGGAAGGCGTGCCCTTCGGAAGCTGCACCACCCAGACCACCGCAGCCGCCACGACGAGCGCGACCACGACGATCAACGCGATCCAGAGGAAACGACGATTCGGCCGAGCGTCTTTCGGGTTCTGCTCGGTGGGCGCGGGTGGTTCAGCAGCGGTCACCCGCCCAGATTAGGGGCGCGCGAACCCCTCCTCGCGCCAGTTCGACGGACTTCGGACGATCCCGGACACGGTCTCAGAGGAAACGCGCCGGGGAACGGAAGGGCCCAGGGTCAGCATGCGCTCGGTACCGGCGCCTCGGGTTCATTTGATGGGGTTCTTCCTGCGTCGATATGCTCCGGAATCCGACGCCCGCTGGTCGGTTCGCCAGCCCTACAATCCTCGGACACTAAAGAGCATTCCGCGCTCGTCACGCTCGATCCGACCGGTGTCCAGGCCGCGCTGCAGGCCTGCGGCCAGACGCGCCGAAACACCTTCCGTCATTCGCTTGCCGCCGAACAGCGACAGGGCTTGGCGTTTGAGCTCGTCCTCGTTCATGCCGCCCCCGAGCTCGGCCACGACGGCCATGGCGTTCGCGATCTCCACGAGCGGTACGTGGTCGAGGTTCCGCCCATCACCGGGCTGGCTACGACGGACGTTCCGCCACTCAAGGGGATCGATGCCGGACGGCCAGGCGCACCATTGGTCGGTGGTGCGCAGGTGCTCCGGAGGGAGGCAGCGGAGGATCGCTTCCGCGCGCGCCGTGGCAACCCGGTTCAGACCGAACGACTCCGCCGCGAGGCGCGCCAGGCGCGTCTTGTGGATGGGGCCTTCCGCCTGAATGATCTCGCGCAGCACCGAACGCACCTTCTGCACGGCAGCGCCGTCGGGCAGGCGATCGAGCGTCTCCGTCGTGCCGAACCGCTTGGGTTCCCACTCGACGTATTGGCGCAGGCGAGGATGCCGAAGCTCGGGTCCGGCGGACTCCGGCGCAGGCGCAAGGCTCGAGCGAAGCAAACCCGATTCCGCGGCGGGCATCGGCTCAGGCGTGTCGCTCTCCACCGATGTCCGTTCGGCGGGCGCGACCGGCGCGGGCACCTCGATCTTCGCCGTCTTGAGGACGCCGCTCGCCTCTGTGACAGCCTTCTCCAGACGCGCGAGCGTCTCGTCGCGCTGCTGGAGCCACTCCGGGAGCCACACCCGCTCGACGCCGGGCCACCTCATGAGCCCCTTCAGCACGTCGACCGGAAGTCCGTCCCGGTCCGCAACGGTGCGGCGTGCGCGCCAGTTCTCACCGTCGAGAAGGACCGCGACGAGCGGCTGCTCGGGCTCGGCCGCATCGGCGATCGAGATGTCGACCCGGAAATCCGACAATCCGATGTCGGTCTGCACGGCAAATCCTCGGTAGCGCAGTTCGTCGGCGATCTCGTCTCGATGACGGTCGACCATGCGCTCACGATGCGCACTGTCGGTGGCGGACTCGACGCCGGATGCGGCGAGCTCGAGGTAGCCCTTGAGATGCTTAATGCCGATCGATGCGGTCTCTTCGGCGCGCAGCTCGGACGGGTCGAAGCTTGCGAACAGGATCACCTGGCGGCGGGCGCGCGTGATCGCGACGTTGAGTCGCCGTTCTCCGCCGGCTCTGGACAGCGGCCCGAAGTTCAGCGGGATGACGCCACGGTCGTTCGCGCTGAAGGCGACCGAGAACAGGATCGTGTCCCGTTCGTCGCCCTGCACGTTCTCGAGGTTCTTCACGAACAGGCCGTCGCGTTCATCGAGGGCCTGGGCGATCCGCGGGTCCGGCGCCTCTCTGAGGAGCGTCTCGATCAGCGCACGCTGCTGCGCGTTGAACGTGATGATCCCGAGGGAGGGCGTCTCCTCCGGAGATGCGGCGAACCGCTGTGCGACTTCCCGAACGATCGCTTCAGCCTCCGCGCGGTTCGTCCGAAGTTCCTTCCCCCGCCCGGACCGGTTGAAGTGCCCATCGACCCGAACGAGGGAGATGCCGTGATCGGTGTCCCCGGTCGATCCGCTCACCGGCCACGGGGCGGGAAACGATGAGAGCCGACTGTCGTAGTACGCGTGGTTGCTGAAGGTGATGAGCGACTCATCCTGGCTGCGGTAGTGCCACGACAACCACTGACGCGGGACGCGTGCCTGCACGCACTCGGTCAGGATCGACTCCTCGTCTGCCACGACGTCAGCAACGGAGGACGTGTCGGCGTCGATGTCGCTGCTCGCCTCGGCGAAGCTGGACGGCGGCATCTGCTTGCTGTCCCCCACGACCACGACCGAAGCCCCGCGGCCCATCGCCCCTACCGCATCCGCGACCCGGATCTGGGAAGCCTCGTCGAAGACGACGACGTCGAACATCTTCGCCTTCGCGGGGAAGAAGCGGGCCACCGATTCGGGGCTCATGAGCACGCACGGCGCGATCTGCGTGATCAGGTCGCCGTAGTTTTCGAAGAGCGCACGGACACTCATCCCCCCGCGCTGCCGGGCGAGCTGGCGCTTCAGCTCACCCATCATGCCGCCCTCGTAGGCGGGGTCGATCCGACGCTTCGCCATTATCTCGCCCGGAATCCACTTGGGCAGCGCGTTGCGGATAGCGGCAGCACTGGAGGTGAACCGGTCGATGGTCCGGTTGTGAGCGGGGACGTCGAAGGCGGCCATGGCCTGGGAGTCCGCGCGTTCCGCGATGGATGCCAACGCGACGCCCTTGTCGAATGCGAGCGAGGCGAGATCCGCCGGGATCGCTCCGGTGAGCAGCGCGGTGTGGGCGTCCGAGAGGCCGAAGCGGAGCAGGGGCGCCAGATGCCGTTGGAACGCGACCCAGCGGTCGAGGGACACGGGCTCCGTCGTCACGAGATTGCGGGCGCCTGCGGTAGCTCGCCACGCTTCGAAGAACGGCATGTCACCGGCCCAGGTGAACAGGACCGCGATGCCTTCGTTCTCGGAGTCGGCGATGCCACTCGCCGCGGCGAGCGCGCGCCACGCCGTCGCGAGCCGGGTGAGTGCCGCGGCGAGCGCGGGGTCCGTGGAACTCGCCGCGTAGTACCGCCGGAGGGCGCTGCGAAGCTCGACGCTGCCGTCCCCGGCGGACAACTGGGAGCCCAACCACACGACCCACGCGAGTGTGGTCTTCGCAGGCTCGATGCCTTCGCGGAGGTGGGGGTTCCAGTCAGGCGACACCACGGACAGCGGAAGTCCCGCCAACGCAGTGCGGAGCGAGCTGATCTCGTCAGCCGTCCGGGCGATCTCGGCGGCCAGCGGTGTCACCTCGCGGGCAGGGAAGCTTCGGGCTTCAGCTCGCAACGCCGAGCCGAAGCTGGCGAGCGCGGCGCGCTGCCGCTTGCGGCGTCCGAAGAACCCGGACGCGTCGGCCGCGACCGCTGCCTGATGCACCGCCTGCACATCCCCGTCGAGCGCTTCGGGTCCTACCGACGCGAACCACGGGCGCTCGGCGGCGCTCGCGTTGAGCCGCTCCTGCAGCGCGGTGATCTCTCCGGCGGCGTTGCGTGCATGCACGGCGTCGATCGCGTCGAGCGGGTACCGCGGCGCATTCGCCAACGCGGCCCAGCGATCGAGGGATGCCGGGCTGGATGCGAGGGCCGCCAGGTCGTTGTCGGTCTGCCGAGCAAGGATGTCGGTGAGCGCAGCGTCGAACTCGCGGGCGGGGGCGTGGAGCGCCTTCGTGTCGATCGTGTCGACCACAGAAGCCGTCACGAAGCCCCACGGATGCAGCGGCGTGGGGTGCGCGAGGTCTGCGGTTTCGGGCAGCGTGCGCAGGATGTCACGCAGGCTGTCGAACTGCTCTTCGGACGCTGTCGCAACGAGGGTCGAGGGGATCGCGAGGGGTTCGATGTCCTCGGCCGACGCGAGCAGTTGCGCGCGAGCGGAGTACAGCGAAAGGCCCGCGGCGTTCGGCTCGTGCAGTCGCTGCGCGTAGCGCTTCAGCGATCCGCGACTGGTCGCGGCGGTCTCCGTGTCGGCCTTGAGCGCGGCGCCGTCCGGGCGGGCGACAGCGTCGATCGCTGCGCGGATCTGCGCCCGCACGGCCGCCGGCCGCGCCCCCTTGTCGTGCAGGTCGAGCGAGAAGGGACCGAGTCCCACCGCATCCAACCTGGTCTTCACCACATCGAGGGCCGCTCGCTTCTCGGCGACGAACAGCACCCGCTTGCCGTTGGCGAGGGAGTGAGCCAGCAGGTTGGTGATGGTCTGCGACTTCCCGGTTCCGGGAGGTCCCTCGAGGACGAACGTGCGGCCTGCTTCGGCTTCGGCGACCGCTTCGAGCTGCGATGAATCGGCGGGCACGGGGACGGCGTTGCTGAGCGCGTCGAGGTCGACGTCGGCCGGCGCCGGAACCGGATCGGCGAATTCCGCGGTCGGGGTGTGGATGAGGTGGTTGACGAGAGGGTTGGCGGCGAACTCCGTCCAGTTCTCGTCGAGGTCTTTCCAGAGCCGGTACTTCGCGAACTGCAGGATCGACAGATCCACCGTGTCCTCGACCGTGAACGGAAGTCGGGCGGCCGCGAGTGCCTGTCGCGTCGCGGCGAAGGCCGCCGGGAGGTCGATGCCCGAGTCGTCCGTCGCGGGGTTGGCGAGGCCGGGGATGTCGAGTCCGAAACTCAACCGGAGCTTCTCGAGGAGACAGTAGTTCGGGGTGGATTCCCCCGCCTCATCGATGCTGAGACGGAAGGTCTTTCCCCCACCCGCCGACTCGAGGGTCACCGGGATGAGCACGAGCGGAGAGCGGAGTTCTCGATCGTTGAAGGTCCAGCGCAGCATCCCGAATGCGAGATACAGGTTGTTGGCGCCGGTTTCCTCGACGATCGTCCGCGCCTTGTAGGCGAGCGCGCGCAACCTGGGGACGTAGGTCGCTTCGGTGACACCGACGAAGACCTGCTTGCGCTCGGTGAGCATCCCCGCGCGCGCCGTTTCGGGGAGCTCCTGGCCGTATCGGATGCCGCGACTGCCGTCGACCGTGGGGATGCGGTCGTTGGGCACGAGCGTGATCGTGGTGCCGTTGTTGACCATGTCTTCGAAGGCCGCGAGCGACGGCTGCGGGACGGCGAGCGGGTACCCGGACTTGTCGCCGTAGTTGATGAGCCTGTTGCGCAGGCTCAGGTCGAGGAGCGCGTTCTTCCATTGCGCGACGCGAGGCGGCACGTCTCGTGCCACACCTCCCGCGATCGCCTCGGCGGATGGGGCGTAGTGCAACGCTTCCGCGGCCGGTGCGACGGCGTACTCGACCACCTGCACGTCGCCTGTTTCGCCCACCACCCGGCTCGGCAGCGGGTAGATGCGAGCCAGACGTGCCTGTTTGACGTCGGTGATGCCGAGCACCGCCGAAGCATCCCCCGCGAGCGTGGTGGTGTGGTGGATGCGTCGCGCATCGGCGAACGGTTTCGACGCCACGCCCCCGGTCAGGAACGTCGTCTCGACGACCTCGATCTGCCCCATGCCGACGTAGTTGATTGC
The sequence above is a segment of the Microbacterium caowuchunii genome. Coding sequences within it:
- a CDS encoding DUF3320 domain-containing protein, which codes for MSEFDARAQIEKALIILSDGLEPHVAARFHELAPAVADWTDIIGHKDRQAGRAYARYNPKDLSLLLRAFTESFGSIGYPFAGLLTRQAQNCASELRNTRNKWAHNEEFSTAETYRALDCAEILLRALQVEEPAARVGELKTTVIAAMAAESGVAVASPQSGADTETNATQTAIDDAQASKPNVEAPIFAEPIPAVPGATAHISVSSIPTLSYAHARNSIAIVDEVTIDYRGEEMRGASVEIEAICRLGSLGDPKVVIVDLDGARPLTLRNADLVLDPARMLTVEHPTQGVVRVILRDAAGAVIAHQDAAVEVLASTQWRANPPQLGLELLASFVQPNSPAIAPLLVEASDLLQAKTGNPALDGYQQGSRERVDAIVEAIYESMRARDIRYAEPPASWGLEGQKVRTPAEVLEGRLGTCLDTTVTLAAALEEAGINSTLWLISGHIFLGYWRDDASLDGPAQMDAAEAINYVGMGQIEVVETTFLTGGVASKPFADARRIHHTTTLAGDASAVLGITDVKQARLARIYPLPSRVVGETGDVQVVEYAVAPAAEALHYAPSAEAIAGGVARDVPPRVAQWKNALLDLSLRNRLINYGDKSGYPLAVPQPSLAAFEDMVNNGTTITLVPNDRIPTVDGSRGIRYGQELPETARAGMLTERKQVFVGVTEATYVPRLRALAYKARTIVEETGANNLYLAFGMLRWTFNDRELRSPLVLIPVTLESAGGGKTFRLSIDEAGESTPNYCLLEKLRLSFGLDIPGLANPATDDSGIDLPAAFAATRQALAAARLPFTVEDTVDLSILQFAKYRLWKDLDENWTEFAANPLVNHLIHTPTAEFADPVPAPADVDLDALSNAVPVPADSSQLEAVAEAEAGRTFVLEGPPGTGKSQTITNLLAHSLANGKRVLFVAEKRAALDVVKTRLDAVGLGPFSLDLHDKGARPAAVRAQIRAAIDAVARPDGAALKADTETAATSRGSLKRYAQRLHEPNAAGLSLYSARAQLLASAEDIEPLAIPSTLVATASEEQFDSLRDILRTLPETADLAHPTPLHPWGFVTASVVDTIDTKALHAPAREFDAALTDILARQTDNDLAALASSPASLDRWAALANAPRYPLDAIDAVHARNAAGEITALQERLNASAAERPWFASVGPEALDGDVQAVHQAAVAADASGFFGRRKRQRAALASFGSALRAEARSFPAREVTPLAAEIARTADEISSLRTALAGLPLSVVSPDWNPHLREGIEPAKTTLAWVVWLGSQLSAGDGSVELRSALRRYYAASSTDPALAAALTRLATAWRALAAASGIADSENEGIAVLFTWAGDMPFFEAWRATAGARNLVTTEPVSLDRWVAFQRHLAPLLRFGLSDAHTALLTGAIPADLASLAFDKGVALASIAERADSQAMAAFDVPAHNRTIDRFTSSAAAIRNALPKWIPGEIMAKRRIDPAYEGGMMGELKRQLARQRGGMSVRALFENYGDLITQIAPCVLMSPESVARFFPAKAKMFDVVVFDEASQIRVADAVGAMGRGASVVVVGDSKQMPPSSFAEASSDIDADTSSVADVVADEESILTECVQARVPRQWLSWHYRSQDESLITFSNHAYYDSRLSSFPAPWPVSGSTGDTDHGISLVRVDGHFNRSGRGKELRTNRAEAEAIVREVAQRFAASPEETPSLGIITFNAQQRALIETLLREAPDPRIAQALDERDGLFVKNLENVQGDERDTILFSVAFSANDRGVIPLNFGPLSRAGGERRLNVAITRARRQVILFASFDPSELRAEETASIGIKHLKGYLELAASGVESATDSAHRERMVDRHRDEIADELRYRGFAVQTDIGLSDFRVDISIADAAEPEQPLVAVLLDGENWRARRTVADRDGLPVDVLKGLMRWPGVERVWLPEWLQQRDETLARLEKAVTEASGVLKTAKIEVPAPVAPAERTSVESDTPEPMPAAESGLLRSSLAPAPESAGPELRHPRLRQYVEWEPKRFGTTETLDRLPDGAAVQKVRSVLREIIQAEGPIHKTRLARLAAESFGLNRVATARAEAILRCLPPEHLRTTDQWCAWPSGIDPLEWRNVRRSQPGDGRNLDHVPLVEIANAMAVVAELGGGMNEDELKRQALSLFGGKRMTEGVSARLAAGLQRGLDTGRIERDERGMLFSVRGL